One window of Amaranthus tricolor cultivar Red isolate AtriRed21 chromosome 13, ASM2621246v1, whole genome shotgun sequence genomic DNA carries:
- the LOC130797550 gene encoding mini zinc finger protein 1-like translates to MMKKRQVVVKRDEGSRTNYNSTATRYGECQKNHAANIGGYAVDGCREFMASGADGTNNALICAACGCHRNFHRKEVDAEVVCESSS, encoded by the coding sequence atgatgaagaaAAGACAAGTGGTGGTTAAAAGAGATGAAGGGTCACGAACAAATTATAATTCAACAGCTACCCGATACGGAGAATGTCAAAAGAATCATGCGGCAAACATAGGAGGTTATGCTGTTGATGGCTGCAGAGAATTCATGGCTAGTGGTGCTGATGGAACCAACAACGCCCTTATTTGTGCTGCTTGTGGATGTCACAGAAATTTTCACAGGAAAGAGGTTGATGCCGAGGTAGTTTGTGAGAGTTCTTCTTAA